The segment CATCGTGCTATGAGAGAAAAAACATGTTTTCTTTGTAGTCATAGTAACAAGCCTTTTCCATGCAACAAAAGGTTAAAACACCACATCTCATCTATTTTAGTTAAAATACCTATGTTGATGTAGGTAGTCATTTCCCCTCATAGTGGGATGTTATATTATAATACCATCAAATTTAATAAAATCTCACTTTCTTGAAACCAAGTCATAAAAAATATGAACATGAATAAGAATTATTTTACACCCACATATTCATGTTTGCCACCCTACCTATTCAATTAATACTTATAAAAGAGACTCAAACCATATTGTGAGGTTGACTACCTTGACCAAATGTTGGACAAGCCATTAGTAGTAGATATGCAACCCTTGGGGGGAAAAATAATAGATTAGATGGTCTCTCcattttttacataaatttttgaACCTTATCATTAGTTGTCTAGGATTGGGAAGGATAACTTATAAGGCCCTACTACCTATCTTGCCCTATAATAACTATAGTCATAGGGGAAATAGTTATTATCCAAATAAAATTACATGTGTAAGTAATCATATCATGATTTTATTAAAACATGTCATGATGAAATTCCACTTATGTTGATGGAACCTACAATTTTCAACTCTTTTGCTTTCTATTATCTTCTAACAAAAAACACACATGATCAAAGTTTAATTCTTTTTTAATTTGTTTGTGCCATATGATCAATTAAGAGAACcattattttaaaaacaaatattCTCTTATATAATATTATTCCTTGTATCTTTTTCATGAATATGAGATCCCACCAACATGGTTTTTAGTATAGAATACATCTACACATGAGCCTCTTTTTAATGATGATTCTTAGGCCTTCTCCTAATTCTTCCCCACTTGCTCTTTCTTTGCATGTCTTTTCCTTTATTTCTCTTGAAGTTTCCATCTATGAGAATTCCAACctcttccctttctttttgttttcttccaTTTATTGTCTATACAACTATTATCACATTGTGTGTGCctatgtccacacacacacacacacgcatgcaTGCATGGGGTTGtgtgcatgtgtatatgtatgtatgtatgtatgcatgcatgcatgtatgtatatgtatatatgtgcatatgtatgtatatacatacatacatagatatgcacatatatacatagatacatacatatacatatacatatacatatacatatacatatacatatacatatacatgtttatgtaatgtgtgtgtgtatacttgCACCCAATCACtcattgttgttttgttttttattttatatattatttttttaaagcaTAAATTTATTTGTTAGCttattatttgttctttgtttcatGCATGTGTGATGTTGGGGTTTGAAGCATAAATGAACTATTGTTTTTTATGGTAGCAATGACATAAATACAatacaaaaatagagaaaaaataacAAGAGTGTGAAGACAATCAAGAGGGAAGATGAATTGTCTTTATGCTCCTCCAAAAGATACCATTGAAAATATCTCCTTACAATTGTACCTTTGATTCAAGCCCTAATAGAAAGTGAGCTCAAATTGTTAATGTTGAGTCCTTGAGCCCCCATTATAGAGGATAGGGGGCTATGATGCATTTGTTGGAAATTAATACTACTTGCTAGAGTGTTTAAATAGTTGATCAAGTGTGTTGAGTTACATGAGTTATTCACAACCAAGGTCAACAATGAATTGGAATAAAGAACTTAGGTTAATAGTTGGTGTAAGAAATTAGTAaaacataattaaattttaaatttatataaataaaatatatttaaaaacatACAACACAAATCCATGATTCTTGACTTCTTTTCTAAAGAATTGGGACTTTCACCTACCATTTCTAGTTTCTCAAAATTTTGtaaatccttttcaacaaatctaATTATTTCATATCTTAGCTACCACAATAGAATATCCCACATCTAGAACATCTTGATTTTTTTCCAACatcatatattttttagaaaaattaatgatttaagccttgagagGTTCTATTTACAGTATTTTAATTGAAGAGGTTTAGATCAAACCACCTTGGGCAGAACCCTGTAACCTTAAATCATATCTGAAATGGAATCTCCTCTCCACCTATCAAATGTTGACAAAAAAACAACTTTCTCTTTACCTTTTGGGGGATCAAATGAAACCATTTAGAAATCATGTTTTGTAAGTATGTGGCCATTATTATTAGGTTTCTAAAAgctataattttaaatatatttaattaaattattatatttatttttttattttttgtgaatGGGAGATTTTAAATTGAATACCGAGGTCTTTATTGCACAAACATGAAAATAtaggaaaagagagaaaaaaattctaaaaaaattgtGTTATAGGTATTGATGTCCCTATTtcaacaaaaaagaaaataaagttaaTTCAGATGCATACAAAAAAAATATGATACTAAATGAACCTAAATCTGAATTGTAGTTAATCTCGCTTCAAAATGTTATAAAAAAATTATGCTACAATAAATTATGAAAACATATATGTCCCCTAGATATTGGTGTTGTAAATATatggttacaattttttttataaatttatcaaatttctaTAGATAGATGTTACTTTCTAAAAATACTATTAACTATAAAAaattaagttattaaaagttacataaaaaattataaattattccttaatttttttttaaatgcatatttATAGTCtacaaacaaaatataaaaaatcattagttcacatcatcttcaaattcttaatggtttagctactaTAGGTATTTGAAAGTAAAATTTTGGTGAAAAATGTTGATTTAAATGTCCTATTTTGGCAAAAAACAAGGACATAGTATTGTGGGCTAATCCTTCCACATATGACATGTGTGTCTCCTATAAATTTTTACTACAACTTCTAAAAGAATCCTCACTAATTGCCAACTATAGTGGCTAGTAGAAGGGTTGTGCTAACTACAATGCACATTGCCAAATCCAAacaagtaattaataaaattattcacattctaatttcatctaatacAGTAAGTGTAAACCACAACAAATTGCACACAAACCCCACAAACAGTTAGAATAATTGATGACAATAATAATTTGAGCATTTTAGAAGAAATGAGAGCTTTGGACTAGGTTATGTACATCCATTAAAACATGAAGCATAGAGGAATTTCATCAAACGTAGTTATCTCTACCTTAATAGACACATATGAAAAATGTAGAAGCATGCATAAGGCATGTGATTCATTGAGAAATAGATAAATCCATATTAGATAACCTTTTCCAACATCCTTGCAACCTTTGTAAAAATGGGATCTTTGGAGGAAAATGCCATGATTGTAGGCTATGTTAAACACGGATTTGTTGAAAATTTCTTATGCCATGATTCGTAGGATATGTTCAAAATTCTCCAACATTTTCCTAGAATGCCTCAAAAAGACGTGGTCCAATGAATTACAATAATTTCTAGATATGAACAAAATGAATTTGTTgagaacttaaaaaaaaaattaagaaaaaatgaaTTAAAAGGTGTAAACAAGACTCAAGAACCTTTTCCAACATCTTCCTTGCTTATTCCAAAATTGGAGCTTTATAACAAGgtttggacatccatcaaagcttaATGGAAGAATAATTTTCATTAAACATTATAGTTGGAATTACCATGGAAGACATTTATGCAGAATATGGAACCAAATGCAAGGCACATGAATTGTAACATAATGGCTCAAGAAATTCATTAAAGAGTTCAATTTATGCATAAATTCACTCTTGAACTTTTCATAGCATCCTACTTGCCTCTACAATTGAATTTAAAATTGTTGAGAAAAATGGAGATCTAATAGACTTCTAAGAAATACTTAATTGGGGTTTGAAATTGTAAAAGAAAGAAGGATCTTCCCTaacaaaaagattgatttttattgtCATGGATAGGGAAACCCTTGTAAGGCAATTCCCACTCACCATTTCATGTTTGAGTGCCATGTTGAAAGAACTCCATGTATCATTATGCTTGTGTGTTCTATGGTAGGGCTTACATCCCAAAAATTACCCAAATACAAGCACAATTCTTTGCCATTTGATCTAGTTAGTTTGAAAGACAAATGGTAGACCTAAATTGTTAATGGGAATTTTGACCTTTACTAATAGCTTCAACTTTCTCTCAACTTCAAAGAAGCTTTCATGGTTGATATATTATGATGTCAAATGCTCCTACAAACACAATAAATACTATGTTAAATTCTATATCTCATAAGATACATATTAGAACACAACAAAATAAAATTGTGTGAAACATCACTTAATTTCAATATtaacaactttaaaaataattttttttcttttttcttttcatacTATTTCCCTTCATACCCACTAATTTCTTACAAaccaaattaaatttttttttaaaaagctataaaataaataaataatctaattTTTAACTGACGTGGTTTTTGAGAAACAAACACAATGAAGACTTTAATATTCCTTCACTAAAAaactataaaatatttatttgaaaataACTAGAtacaaatatgatttaattaattataataaattaactTGATAATGTAAgcgaaaactttaaagccaaataAATTCATATTCTTTCATTCATATATTAATTGACAAGAGCAAAATACTCACGCGTGCGTTGTACAGATAATCAGTCCCATAATTTACTGGGATTTAAAATCTTCTGAGCACAAACGACAAATTCCAAAGTTATTGCTAAACTAAAATATGCCgaaaattttaattatgaaatacCCAACCTAGAGCATGGGAGACAGTCGGCACTCTTTAAAAAAATAATTCACAAATTCTTTATAATTTCAAGTCTCATAAGCACAAACCACAAATTCCCAACTCATCGCTCCACTCTTTATAAACAGGGTCgaagctattctggttccaaaacagaTCTTTCATACAGCGTGATAGCGACATGCTAGTCAATCGCAGATGTTTAAAATGCacaactaacacgcatgttagtcaatccgtactgccgttttggagccagaatagacacatccAACAGAAAGAGTgccgttttggaaccagaatagatgcGTCCAACAGAAAGAGTGCTTTTTAAAAAAATGGTATTTTTAATTTGAAGGCccaaatagaaaaaaattgaaCTTGAGGGTGGCATTTTGTTACGTTAAAAAAATGGTATTTTTAATTTGACGGCacaaatagaaaaaaattgaaCTTGAGGGTGGCATTTTGTTATGTTAAAAAAATGGTATTTTTAATTTGACGGCacaaatagaaaaaaattgaaCTTGAAGGTGGCATTTTGTTACGTTAAAAAAATGGTATTTTTAATTTGACGGCacaaatagaaaaaaattgaaCTCGAGGGTGGCATTTTGTTACGTTAATGTTAACGGAATTGGTAGATGAATCGGACGGACAACGACAAAGTCGATACGTACAAGTTCGAGGCCGTTGTGAATCCTTGTTAGTTTTTCATAATAAAAGAGTTGATATGGAGGAAAAATTGAATATTGTTAAAGATGAGATTTCTGATCTATTAATCTAGTGAAGATCatttaaatttattcatttattgtcattaaatttcatttattgttattaaaattcattcattcacTCATTTATTGCATGGTATGCTATATATGATGATGTATTAGACATACCATTTTGTTGCATAGCCAATTCGGTCAAATGTGTATCCAGAATGGTCGAGAGAGAGTACGGGCATTGGATTTTCCATAACCATTGACTTGTTTAAATTGTACTATTTTACACAATCATGATCTCCACAGCCACCTATCTTACATCATAATGAGGTGGAAATGGCACTGAAATGCTACACCAATTTTCACCATACGCCTCGTACCTTTCATAGCCAGACAAGGCGCACGCTGCGCACCAAAAGTGGAACCAATCAATAATATTTGAAGAAAATAATGGAGTGATGATGATCCCACATGGAAAGATTCCTCACACACCAATAATTCATGTGCTATGGTAGGTAATGACTCAACCAGGAGAACCTGTGACTCTAATTCTCTATTTAATCGTCTCTCCACATTCCATTTCTGTGCTTAATTAACTCATCATTTGATTGAGAGAGGCAGAGATAGATTTTTGGTCATGGCTAACAGAGAAAGCTCTGTATAAGAGGGTTTTTTTGTCAGTTGAACTTACTTCAAGGAAGCCTAAAATCCTGTCCTTTTGAATTCAATCCTGTGACCCTTGTGATTCGATCACAAGACCTCTGACCTGTTCTAAGATGGGGATCAAGATTGCAATAGGCAATGGGCAGGAGCTGTGCCGCCCGGACTGTGTGAAAGCAGTATTAGCAGAAGTGATATTGACTTTCTTGTTTGTGTTTGCAGGGGTTGGATCTGCCATGGCAACGGGTTAGAAACCACAACTCAAtcttattttatatgttttttgggTAGGGACAGGTAAAGAGCCAGCATGTTGTGTTCAATGTGTTGGGTCATTTATGTGGGATTCAGGTTTTGGAGTAAAGGATCAGTGCTCAACATGTTGATTCTTTTAAGGTTTGTCACTGAGCACAAAAGGTCTGTTCTTTATTGGAGAACCTGGATTCCACATAAATGATCAGCATGTGGTGTACAATATGCCATCATATTAAGAAATAAACAATTGATATGATGGTTAAATTTTAGAAGTTAAAGATAGTTTCTTTTAATCTAAAGTAACAAAGTAGTTTATTTTTAAATCATATTTGATATCTTATTAGAAAACTTAAATCTTATATAAACAATTAATATCTACAGAAACAAAAATGAATATAACATACCTAGTCTTTAAGATCTTCCTAACAAAATTTGTTGGCTTTCTATCTAGGTTGGGATGGGTGGTAGTTCTCTAAGCCGTTCCCATCCCAACCTAAATAAAGAGTCCATTTGGTTTATAAGCTGGCTCCTATCTGGATTGACATGTGTGCTCAACATGTTGGTTCTTTAAGCTGTTTCCATCCCAACCCAAATAAAAAGTCAATTTTGTTTATATGTTGGTTCTTTATCTAGATTGAAATGGATGATCAACATGCTGATTCTTTAAATTGTTCCCATCCCAACCCAAATAAAGAGTCAATTTTGTTTATATGGTGGTTTCCTATCTAGATTGAAATGGGTGCTCAACATGCTGGTTCTTTAAGTTGTTCCCATCCCAACCTAAATAAAGAGTCAATTTTATTTATATGTTGGTTCTCTATCTAGATTAAAATGGGTGCTCAACATGTTGGTTCTTTAAGTTGTTCCCATCCCAATCCAATCCAAATAAAGAGTCAATTGTTTATATGTTGGCTCTCTATCTAGATTGAAATGGGTGCTCAACATGTTGATTTTTAAGCCATTACCATCCCAACCCAAATAAGAGTCAATTTTGTTTATATGCTGGCTCTCTATCTAGATTGAAATGGGTGCTTAACATGCTGACTCTTTAAGTTGTTCCAATCCTAATCTAAATAAAGGGTCAATTCCGTTTATATGATGCTCTTTATCTAAAATACGATGGATGCTCAACATGCTGATTTTTAAGTGTTCTCATCCCAGCCTAAATAAAAGTCAACTTAATTGACTCTCTATCCGCATAAAATGAATGTTTGACATGCTGATTCTTTAAGCCATTCCCATCTCAACCCAAATAATGAGCCAGCATCTACCTGGGACCCAGGTTTTCCAGTAAAGAACAGGAACGTTGTGTTCAACGTGCTAGTACTTTATAAACCCTTGCATCCATGCCCAAAGAGAGACGAAATCCAAATCTGTAGTCTTATTTCCCAAGTTTCATATTGCCGTTTTCTAAGAAAATCGGGAGTTTAACAGAGAATGAACTTGATGTGTTGCAGACAAGCTGGCGTTTGAAGGGTCCTCGCTACTAGGCTTAACAGTGGTGGCCTTGACCCACGCTTTTGTAGTCTATGCAATGGTTTCTGCGGGTTTTAACATCTCAGGAGGACACATCAACCCGGCGGTCACATTGGGCTTAGCAGTAGGAGGCCACATCACCATTTTTAAGTCAGTTCTCTACTGGATTGCACAGTGCCTGGGCTCTGCAATTGCCTGCTACTTGCTCGTTTTTCTCACTGGTGGCATGGTAAGCAGCCCAAAACAAAATCCTTTTTCTGCTAAGAAAATCCCCATTCTTGGGTGAAAGAATTGATGAAAATCTTAcgtctttgttttgttttgttttgaaggtAACACCTGTGCACGCATTGGCATCAGGCGTGACATACTTCCAAGGGGTGATATGGGAGATTGTGTTGACATTCTCATTGCTGTTCACAGTGTACGCAACGGCAGTGGATCCAAAGAAGGGAAGTGTGGGGCCTACTGCACCACTGTGTATCGGATTGGTAGTGTTTGCCAATATTATTGCAGGAGGGCCATTCTCAGGGGCTTCCATGAATCCTGCTCGCTCATTTGGCCCCGCTTTGGCCAGTGGAGATTGGAGAGAACACTGGGTCTTCTGGGTCGGTCCTCTCATCGGTGGTGGTCTAGCTGGTTTTGTTTACGAGGGTATCTTTCTCACTGATAACTATTCCAGAGTCCCTGATCTGGAGGGATAAAAGAAGCAAAGTGGATGGATCCGCTGTATTAAACTCTTGATAGTTGTTTTTAGTTTTCTTAGTTTAGAATTGTGAGCCACTGCACTCAGGTTGATGAATCCCCcctttccccttctttctgtgtaaATTTCTGGACTATTGTGAAGAATCTTTCTTTAATATTCAAGTGTGTTCATAACTTCATGGTATTAATTTACTGTTTTTAGCTCTGCACTATAAGAATGTTAATggaatataataaaaattaaatcagATAAAAGTGGTAGTTTTAAATTTGTAGTGTCTGTTATAAGGGCCTCCATTGTATTTTAATTGTTGCTTTAGAAAAAGATACACCTTGACATTACACTCTGACTGAAGCTGATCCAGATCGCTGGGCTAACCGAttcttataattaaaaaataaaaataaattttataataataattgcgGTTGTTTTTTAGATGTTTTAGAAGTGGTTGGTGTCTTGGAAAATTCATATGACCGTCGTTTTGTTTGTTTTTAGTCATGGTAAATTCATAGATTTTTATTATCAACATGCCCAAATTTCGAATAAAATATGTGGCAACTTTCGTGTAGACATTTTAATGTTTTCAGAGGAATAATACAGTGTAAATGATAAACAAATCATTTGTTGTTCATAATGCATTGCCTTGATTGCctcaaattttttattatttattatttaccttTATGCATGGTTCGTTACGTTTAAATATTGTATCTGAGGTTTATATTGGATTTTTtaatcaatgtttttttttttatgggtATGTATCacaaattata is part of the Cryptomeria japonica chromosome 10, Sugi_1.0, whole genome shotgun sequence genome and harbors:
- the LOC131077782 gene encoding aquaporin TIP4-1, translated to MGIKIAIGNGQELCRPDCVKAVLAEVILTFLFVFAGVGSAMATDKLAFEGSSLLGLTVVALTHAFVVYAMVSAGFNISGGHINPAVTLGLAVGGHITIFKSVLYWIAQCLGSAIACYLLVFLTGGMVTPVHALASGVTYFQGVIWEIVLTFSLLFTVYATAVDPKKGSVGPTAPLCIGLVVFANIIAGGPFSGASMNPARSFGPALASGDWREHWVFWVGPLIGGGLAGFVYEGIFLTDNYSRVPDLEG